One Coccinella septempunctata chromosome 1, icCocSept1.1, whole genome shotgun sequence DNA window includes the following coding sequences:
- the LOC123316593 gene encoding cyclic GMP-AMP synthase-like isoform X2, which yields MTALGDFSSLSIGTRSRVPVSPELEQDKKKYNAMEPALQEIHKATGLSSKDKNYHNSVLHTTIDEIVEEMKKVDPLFKCLYNKKFYGGSYYDGLKLHSPDEYDLDLALKLPTKLNHRLEISDVHGFVRIYVNLESMKQEINYKDYRPMEKFVDKNYLLTNRFREWFEAVLNKAKNNLNGRNRLKFDLSKSGPAMTLKIQINGKLVSVDLVPALIFGKKDWPGPPFRENPITTKDEFLVVPKDPPSVRQVSNNSWRLSFQEQEKEVINGKNGLKDTIRLLKLLRTRQFQETTLASYYIKTIMMWLKDGVDDTFWLNSRSYIFMMGLKYFSKLLKRREIPYYWNQNYNLLIAANPKTIENCSNRIDKIIKTLETSISQPNSDIKTTLFDFMGIPKQILGVSEEPGQRVINAIVSSQNDRSTCIIS from the exons ATGACTGCTTTGGGAGATTTCAGTTCGTTGAGTATCGGAACTAGATCGAGAGTTCCGGTTTCGCCTGAATTGGAACAGGACAAGAAGAAATATAATGCCATGGAGCCAGCTTTGCAAGAAATTCATAAGGCAACCGGACTGTCTAGCAAGGACAAAAATTATCACAACTCTGTATTACATACG ACTATAGATGAAATAGTAGAAGAGATGAAAAAAGTAGATCCCTTATTTAAATGTTTATACAATAAGAAATTTTATGGAGGTAGTTATTACGACGGACTCAAGTTACATAGTCCTGACGAATATGACCTGGATTTGGCTTTGAAATTGCCTACCAAGCTAAATCACCGTTTGGAAATTAGCGACGTACATGGATTTGTTCGAATCTATGTTAATTTGGAATCAATGAAACAAGAAATCAACTATAAGGATTACAG GCCCATGGAGAAATTCGTGGACAAGAATTACTTGTTAACAAACAGATTTCGGGAATGGTTTGAAGCCGTCTTGAACAAGGCTAAGAACAATTTAAATGGTAGAAATAGACTGAAG TTTGATTTGAGCAAAAGTGGACCCGCCATGACCCTAAAAATCCAAATTAATGGTAAACTAGTTTCCGTTGACTTGGTACCAGCCCTCATTTTCGGTAAGAAGGATTGGCCTGGACCTCCGTTCAGGGAAAATCCAATAACCACGAAG GATGAATTTCTTGTGGTCCCCAAAGATCCTCCTTCTGTTAGACAGGTCTCCAATAATTCTTGGAGATTGTCTTTTCAAGAACAAGAAAAGGAAGTTATCAATGGAAAAAATGGCTTGAAGGATACAATTCGACTACTCAAG CTGTTAAGAACTCGCCAATTCCAAGAGACAACACTGGCTAGTTATTACATAAAAACTATAATGATGTGGCTCAAAGACGGTGTAGATGACACTTTTTGGCTAAATTCAAGAAGCTACATTTTCATGATG ggattgaaatatttcagtaaATTACTGAAGAGAAGAGAAATACCCTATTATTGGAATCAGAATTATAATCTTTTAATTGCTGCGAATccaaaaactattgaaaactGTTCTAATAGAATAGATAAAATAATTAAAACCCTGGAAACTAGTATATCGCAACCGAACTCCGATATCAAGACAACACTGTTCGACTTTATGG GGATACCAAAACAAATTTTGGGGGTATCTGAGGAACCGGGCCAGAGAG
- the LOC123312172 gene encoding probable small nuclear ribonucleoprotein E has protein sequence MAYKPQKVQKVMVQPINLIFRYLQNRSKVQVWLYENVNLRIEGHIVGFDEYMNLVLDDAEEFYVKSKNRRPLGRIMLKGDNITVIQNVSP, from the coding sequence ATGGCTTACAAACCTCAGAAAGTACAAAAAGTGATGGTTCAACCCATCAATTTGATATTCAGATATCTGCAAAATAGATCTAAAGTGCAAGTTTGGTTGTATGAAAACGTTAACCTAAGAATTGAGGGTCACATCGTTGGTTTCGACGAGTACATGAATCTTGTTCTGGACGACGCTGAAGAATTTTatgtgaaatcaaaaaataggaGACCATTAGGAAGAATAATGCTAAAAGGGGATAACATAACAGTGATACAAAATGTATCTCCTTGA
- the LOC123319827 gene encoding leukocyte receptor cluster member 1 homolog: MNILPKKRWHVRNRDNIARVRKDEAKAEEERKAKEERQKLAEREARTVFLREKARERVGLKDFIPLSLTSSQSEPIGHINFFEELENGQEESKRTNKEHEKEKKEEAEKYEKQIGYLTYLGQDTNEALGKRNWYDEAPNRDSYEKEEVNIKSKLKEDPLEIMKKYMPSSFNRKKPSEVILSTKSDGIYDCPIKSKHKHKKKHHKRKRSESESDDSHKKRKKKTKHASGSVDSIQSKKKQLNVEELHSDDSDYLKKKKLELLRIERLKREKEEKLKTELLFSQIKTSSSTYSEPIRRKYNSQFNPEIARQNQLK; this comes from the exons atgaatattttaccgAAAAAAAG GTGGCATGTAAGAAACAGAGATAACATCGCTAGGGTACGTAAAGATGAAGCTAAAGCCGAAGAGGAAAGAAAAGCAAAGGAGGAAAGACAAAAACTTGCT GAAAGAGAAGCTAGAACAGTATTCCTTAGAGAAAAGGCTAGAGAACGTGTAGGTCTGAAAGATTTCATTCCATTATCATTGACAAGCTCACAGTCTGAACCTATTGGTCATATaaacttttttgaagaattAGAGAATGGCCAAGAAGAAAGTAAAAGAACTAATAAAGAACATGAGAAGGAGAAAAAAGAGGAAgctgaaaaatacgaaaaacaaATTGGATATCTGACATATTTGGGCCAGGATACAAATGAAGCTCTTGGTAAAAGGAATTGGTATGATGAAGCTCCAAATAGAGATTCTTATGAAAAAGAAGAAGTAAACATTAAAAGTAAATTGAAAGAAGATCccttagaaataatgaaaaaatatatgccTTCAAGTTTTAATAGAAAAAAACCATCTGAAGTTATATTGTCAACCAAGAGTGATGGTATCTATGATTGTCCAATCAAATCTAAACACAAACACAAAAAAAAGCATCATAAAAGGAAAAGATCTGAAAGTGAATCTGATGATTctcataaaaaaagaaaaaagaaaacaaaacatGCATCAGGTTCAGTTGATTCAATTCAAagtaagaaaaaacaattgaatgTTGAAGAATTACATTCTGATGATTCAGATTAtcttaaaaagaaaaaattggaactATTAAGAATCGAAAGATTGAAGAGAGAAAAGGAAGAAAAACTTAAAACAGAATTGCTATTCTCTCAGATCAAAACTAGTTCCTCCACTTATTCAGAACCAATTCGAAGGAAATATAATTCCCAATTCAATCCTGAAATAGCCCGTCAGAATCAACTAAAGTAA
- the LOC123316593 gene encoding cyclic GMP-AMP synthase-like isoform X3: MTALGDFSSLSIGTRSRVPVSPELEQDKKKYNAMEPALQEIHKATGLSSKDKNYHNSVLHTTIDEIVEEMKKVDPLFKCLYNKKFYGGSYYDGLKLHSPDEYDLDLALKLPTKLNHRLEISDVHGFVRIYVNLESMKQEINYKDYRPMEKFVDKNYLLTNRFREWFEAVLNKAKNNLNGRNRLKFDLSKSGPAMTLKIQINGKLVSVDLVPALIFGKKDWPGPPFRENPITTKDEFLVVPKDPPSVRQVSNNSWRLSFQEQEKEVINGKNGLKDTIRLLKLLRTRQFQETTLASYYIKTIMMWLKDGVDDTFWLNSRSYIFMMGLKYFSKLLKRREIPYYWNQNYNLLIAANPKTIENCSNRIDKIIKTLETSISQPNSDIKTTLFDFMGIPKQILGVSEEPGQRVNAIVSSQNDRSTCIIS, encoded by the exons ATGACTGCTTTGGGAGATTTCAGTTCGTTGAGTATCGGAACTAGATCGAGAGTTCCGGTTTCGCCTGAATTGGAACAGGACAAGAAGAAATATAATGCCATGGAGCCAGCTTTGCAAGAAATTCATAAGGCAACCGGACTGTCTAGCAAGGACAAAAATTATCACAACTCTGTATTACATACG ACTATAGATGAAATAGTAGAAGAGATGAAAAAAGTAGATCCCTTATTTAAATGTTTATACAATAAGAAATTTTATGGAGGTAGTTATTACGACGGACTCAAGTTACATAGTCCTGACGAATATGACCTGGATTTGGCTTTGAAATTGCCTACCAAGCTAAATCACCGTTTGGAAATTAGCGACGTACATGGATTTGTTCGAATCTATGTTAATTTGGAATCAATGAAACAAGAAATCAACTATAAGGATTACAG GCCCATGGAGAAATTCGTGGACAAGAATTACTTGTTAACAAACAGATTTCGGGAATGGTTTGAAGCCGTCTTGAACAAGGCTAAGAACAATTTAAATGGTAGAAATAGACTGAAG TTTGATTTGAGCAAAAGTGGACCCGCCATGACCCTAAAAATCCAAATTAATGGTAAACTAGTTTCCGTTGACTTGGTACCAGCCCTCATTTTCGGTAAGAAGGATTGGCCTGGACCTCCGTTCAGGGAAAATCCAATAACCACGAAG GATGAATTTCTTGTGGTCCCCAAAGATCCTCCTTCTGTTAGACAGGTCTCCAATAATTCTTGGAGATTGTCTTTTCAAGAACAAGAAAAGGAAGTTATCAATGGAAAAAATGGCTTGAAGGATACAATTCGACTACTCAAG CTGTTAAGAACTCGCCAATTCCAAGAGACAACACTGGCTAGTTATTACATAAAAACTATAATGATGTGGCTCAAAGACGGTGTAGATGACACTTTTTGGCTAAATTCAAGAAGCTACATTTTCATGATG ggattgaaatatttcagtaaATTACTGAAGAGAAGAGAAATACCCTATTATTGGAATCAGAATTATAATCTTTTAATTGCTGCGAATccaaaaactattgaaaactGTTCTAATAGAATAGATAAAATAATTAAAACCCTGGAAACTAGTATATCGCAACCGAACTCCGATATCAAGACAACACTGTTCGACTTTATGG GGATACCAAAACAAATTTTGGGGGTATCTGAGGAACCGGGCCAGAGAG
- the LOC123316593 gene encoding cyclic GMP-AMP synthase-like isoform X4, translating into MTALGDFSSLSIGTRSRVPVSPELEQDKKKYNAMEPALQEIHKATGLSSKDKNYHNSVLHTTIDEIVEEMKKVDPLFKCLYNKKFYGGSYYDGLKLHSPDEYDLDLALKLPTKLNHRLEISDVHGFVRIYVNLESMKQEINYKDYRPMEKFVDKNYLLTNRFREWFEAVLNKAKNNLNGRNRLKFDLSKSGPAMTLKIQINGKLVSVDLVPALIFGKKDWPGPPFRENPITTKDEFLVVPKDPPSVRQVSNNSWRLSFQEQEKEVINGKNGLKDTIRLLKLLRTRQFQETTLASYYIKTIMMWLKDGVDDTFWLNSRSYIFMMGLKYFSKLLKRREIPYYWNQNYNLLIAANPKTIENCSNRIDKIIKTLETSISQPNSDIKTTLFDFMGIPKQILGVSEEPGQRGESESYFKSPKYSK; encoded by the exons ATGACTGCTTTGGGAGATTTCAGTTCGTTGAGTATCGGAACTAGATCGAGAGTTCCGGTTTCGCCTGAATTGGAACAGGACAAGAAGAAATATAATGCCATGGAGCCAGCTTTGCAAGAAATTCATAAGGCAACCGGACTGTCTAGCAAGGACAAAAATTATCACAACTCTGTATTACATACG ACTATAGATGAAATAGTAGAAGAGATGAAAAAAGTAGATCCCTTATTTAAATGTTTATACAATAAGAAATTTTATGGAGGTAGTTATTACGACGGACTCAAGTTACATAGTCCTGACGAATATGACCTGGATTTGGCTTTGAAATTGCCTACCAAGCTAAATCACCGTTTGGAAATTAGCGACGTACATGGATTTGTTCGAATCTATGTTAATTTGGAATCAATGAAACAAGAAATCAACTATAAGGATTACAG GCCCATGGAGAAATTCGTGGACAAGAATTACTTGTTAACAAACAGATTTCGGGAATGGTTTGAAGCCGTCTTGAACAAGGCTAAGAACAATTTAAATGGTAGAAATAGACTGAAG TTTGATTTGAGCAAAAGTGGACCCGCCATGACCCTAAAAATCCAAATTAATGGTAAACTAGTTTCCGTTGACTTGGTACCAGCCCTCATTTTCGGTAAGAAGGATTGGCCTGGACCTCCGTTCAGGGAAAATCCAATAACCACGAAG GATGAATTTCTTGTGGTCCCCAAAGATCCTCCTTCTGTTAGACAGGTCTCCAATAATTCTTGGAGATTGTCTTTTCAAGAACAAGAAAAGGAAGTTATCAATGGAAAAAATGGCTTGAAGGATACAATTCGACTACTCAAG CTGTTAAGAACTCGCCAATTCCAAGAGACAACACTGGCTAGTTATTACATAAAAACTATAATGATGTGGCTCAAAGACGGTGTAGATGACACTTTTTGGCTAAATTCAAGAAGCTACATTTTCATGATG ggattgaaatatttcagtaaATTACTGAAGAGAAGAGAAATACCCTATTATTGGAATCAGAATTATAATCTTTTAATTGCTGCGAATccaaaaactattgaaaactGTTCTAATAGAATAGATAAAATAATTAAAACCCTGGAAACTAGTATATCGCAACCGAACTCCGATATCAAGACAACACTGTTCGACTTTATGG GGATACCAAAACAAATTTTGGGGGTATCTGAGGAACCGGGCCAGAGAG
- the LOC123319834 gene encoding FAD-linked sulfhydryl oxidase ALR — protein MLINNIRIRLVSNVSKFFTRRKVWLETIENAENCRSCSSFQDYVREAKKKFQKENKSKEMKEVIVEAPIRDDCPLDKEQLGRNTWSLLHTIAAKYPENPSTMVQKEITDFFAIFSNIYPCEVCAHDFREELRRDPIETTSQEALSQWLCRMHNKVNVKLGKELFDCSKVNERWRDGWLDGSCEYRTRVE, from the exons ATGCTAATCAACAACATTAGAATCAGATTAGTGTCAAATGTGTCAAAATTTTTCACCAGAAGAAAAGTTTGGTTAGAAACTATTGAAA ATGCCGAAAACTGCAGGTCATGTTCTAGTTTTCAGGACTATGTGCGggaagcgaaaaaaaaatttcaaaaggaaAACAAG AGTAAGGAAATGAAAGAAGTCATTGTTGAAGCACCGATAAGGGACGATTGCCCGTTAGATAAAGAACAACTTGGACGAAACACATGGAGTTTACTTCACACAATCGCAGCCAAATATCCAGAAAATCCCTCCACCATGGTGCAAAAGGAAATAACAgacttttttgcaattttttcaaacatataTCCGTGTGAAGTTTGTGCACATGATTTCAGGGAAGA ATTGAGGAGGGATCCTATTGAAACTACATCACAAGAAGCTCTATCCCAGTGGCTATGTAGGATGCACAATAAGGTGAATGTAAAATTAGGTAAAGAGTTATTTGATTGCTCAAAAGTAAACGAGAGGTGGAGAGATGGTTGGCTGGATGGATCATGTGAATACCGTACTAGAGTGGAGTAG